A stretch of Prosthecobacter algae DNA encodes these proteins:
- a CDS encoding helix-turn-helix transcriptional regulator produces MKLPKGVTPRKFARALQAWREKKAFSQRDAAEFLGISKRTLENWEQERATPRGYAVVALMKLLEMK; encoded by the coding sequence ATGAAACTTCCCAAAGGGGTGACTCCCCGCAAATTTGCCCGCGCGCTTCAGGCGTGGCGAGAGAAGAAGGCGTTCAGCCAGCGCGATGCGGCGGAGTTTCTGGGCATCAGCAAGCGCACGCTGGAAAACTGGGAACAGGAGCGCGCCACACCGCGTGGCTATGCCGTGGTGGCACTGATGAAGCTGCTGGAGATGAAGTGA
- a CDS encoding ParB/Srx family N-terminal domain-containing protein: MSIPIYCAHTRLIDPNTLKPNPANPNRHSAHQIALLASIIQEQGWRNSITLSKRSGMIVRGHGRLEAALLIGCESVPVDEQDYASEAEELADLLADNRLAELAELDEGDLKRLLKSIQESDPSFDLELTGFAEDEIRKLFDAEDPAEEMEIIPRMECQAFEHHDYLVFMFHDLRDWMQVLQLMGVREVDYSITRTTKKLGIGRVLYGKRLLDLCKRAALAGTP; the protein is encoded by the coding sequence GTGAGTATTCCCATTTACTGCGCCCACACGCGGCTGATTGATCCCAACACGCTGAAGCCCAATCCGGCCAATCCGAACCGGCACAGTGCGCATCAGATCGCCTTGCTGGCCTCCATCATTCAAGAGCAAGGCTGGCGGAACTCGATCACCCTCTCCAAACGCAGCGGCATGATCGTGCGCGGACATGGCCGGCTGGAGGCCGCACTACTGATCGGCTGTGAATCCGTGCCAGTGGATGAGCAGGACTATGCCAGCGAAGCCGAGGAACTCGCCGATTTGCTCGCCGACAACCGCCTCGCAGAACTGGCGGAACTCGATGAAGGAGATCTGAAGCGGTTGCTCAAATCCATTCAGGAAAGCGATCCATCCTTTGATCTCGAACTCACCGGCTTTGCCGAAGACGAGATCCGCAAATTGTTCGACGCCGAAGACCCCGCCGAGGAGATGGAAATCATCCCCCGCATGGAGTGTCAGGCGTTCGAGCACCACGACTACCTCGTCTTCATGTTCCATGACCTGCGCGACTGGATGCAGGTGCTTCAACTCATGGGCGTGCGCGAGGTGGATTACTCGATCACACGAACCACCAAAAAACTCGGCATCGGCCGTGTCCTCTATGGAAAACGCCTCCTCGATCTCTGCAAACGGGCCGCTCTGGCCGGAACTCCAA